ACTGCTGCGACGACCAAGCCGCTGCCCTTTGTGGCGGCGATGACCTGCGCGTGGCCCGCGCCCTGGCCGCCCTGGCCGAACTGGAAGCCTTCCCAACTGCCGCCCCGCGCCTGGCGCTGGCCGCGGCGGGCGCCGCTGGGCGCGGTGGCCTGCTAGCCCGAGTGCGCCGCCTGGCGCTAGGCCGGCCCCAAGCGCCTAGTATGAGCGAGCGTTTGCTGGCTGGTTCGCTCACGCTGCTGGGCTTGCTGGGCCTGAGCACGGGCGTAGTGCTGGCTGCCCGCCCAACCCAAACGGTGCCGGGCCAGACGGCGCCCGCCGATACGGCCCGGCGCCGGGTGGCCGTAGCGCCCCCGTTGCCGCCGGTGCCCCCTGCGCCGCCGACGCCCGATGCCCCGAGCCTCAGCAAATTCAGCAGGAAGTGCGCGCAGAAATGGTGAATGACGAGCCGGAGGTGCGCATTCGTCGGGTGCGGCCAACGCCGCGTCGGGGAGGGGCCAGCACCGTCGTAATTGAGAAGGACAAAAAAGGCCGCGTGGTGAACCTGACCGTGGACGGCCAGCGCGTCGAAACCGAAGCCTCGGGCAAAAAAGCCAAGCGGGCCAAAAAAGTGCGCACTGTGGAGGTGGTTACCGTGCCGGCCCAGCCCCTACGCATCGAGCGGCTGGAGCGCCTTGAACGCCCCGAAATGCCCGACCGCCCCGAACGGCCGGAAGCCCGTTCGTTCAGCTTCAATTTTTCGACTAATGCGATAACCAATGAGGCGCTGCGCGCCGCCCGCCAGGGCTTGGCCGAGGCCATGCGAAACCCCGACCTGACCACCGAGCAGCGCCAGGAAATGGAAAAAGAACTGCGCAAGCTGGATAAGGAAGACCCCCGTGTGCGGGTGCTGCAGGATGGCCGCGAGGTCCGGGAGTTTCACATCGATGTGAATAGTGCGGCCGCTGGCCACGCCTCGCACCCCGTCTTTCATCTGGAGCGCAATAAGCGAGGGTATGTCAGCGTGAAGATAAACGGGACGGTAAGAAACTCCGGCGGCGAAGATGCCCGCCAGCTGGAGCGCGACGCCGAACGCAATGCCGAGCGCGACGCCGAGCGGGCTGTCCGCGACGCTGAACGTGATGCTGAACGGGCTGTCCGCGATGCCGAGCGCGACGCCAACCGGGCCGAATCGAGTGCCCGCCGGGCCGAGCTGCGCGCCCGCATTGCCGCCGCTGAGGACGAGCTGCGTGCCCTTGACGGGCGCGCCGGCCGGCCCACGCCGTCTCGGCCGCCGCGCCCGCCCCGCGCCCCGCTGGCCCCGCTAGGGCCTATGTCGCCCCAGGCGCCGCCACCCCCGCCCGCGCCGCCCGCCCCCAAAACCGAAAAGCTGCGCGGGGCCTTGCGCCAAGATGGCCTCATCGGCAAAGATGACCGCAGCTACTCCTTCCAGCTCACCGGCAAGGGTGGGCGCGTGAATGGCAAAGACCTGACCCCCGCCCAGGTGGCGCGCTACCGCCAGCTGCTAGGCCAGCCGGCGAGCGGCAAGGGCAAGTCATCAACTTTTAATATCAACGTGAACGAGGAGTAGCCACTTAGCCAATAGGCTGATGGTGAGCGGGCTGGTTATCTGGAAGGACAGATGGCCAGCCCGCTTTTTTGTGCCCACCGCGGCCGGATTTAGACTTTTTGTAAAATATTTTACTCCTCGCTGTAACGAATGGCTACCTCGCCGGTACTCCCTGCAAAACCTGCCGCTTCCCCTTCTTTTACCGCCGCCCCTATGCCTGCCACCACCGTTACTGCGCTCAGCGACGAAGCTTTGATGGCTCAGGTGCAGGCCGGCGACCTCGACCAGCTGACCGGGCTGTTTGAGCGCTACCACGGCCCGCTTTTCGGCTTCCTGGCTAGGCTGGCCAACGGCGACCGCGACCTGGCCCAGGACCTGACCCAGAACGTGTTTGTGCGGGTGCTGCGCTACCGCGCCAGCTACCAGCCGGGCCAGCCCTTCCGGGCCTGGGTCTACCAGCTGGCCCGCCACGTGTGGGCCGACCACTACCAGCGCCAGCGCCCCAGCGCCGACCTGGAAGAAGTAGAAAAAACCGCTGCCCACGGCCGCGCCGCCCAGGCCCAGCGCGCCGCCACCGACCAGCACCAGGCCCTGCACGAAGCGCTGGCCCTGCTGCCCGCCGCCCAGCGCGAGGTGCTGCTGCTGCACCGCTTCCAGGGCTTCGACTACGCCGAAATCGGCGAGCAGCTGGGCTGCACCGCCGGCGCGGCCAGGGTCAAGGCCCACCGGGCGCTGGATGCGTTAAGAAGGATTTACTTAAGCTAACAGGTTGATTAGAAATAGCTACTCTTTGCCGCCTCACAATTTATCCTTACGCTAGTGTCTATCAACTCTCACCTAACTGACCCCGCCTGCGCCGAGCTGCGGCTCTGGCTGCCCGAGCTGGCCGACGGCCAGCCGCTGCCCCCCGAGGCGGCGCACCTGGCGGCGCACTTGCCGGCTTGCCCCGCCTGCCAGGCCGAGCTAGCCGAGCTGCGCCAACTCTTCAACGACCTCGACGCGCTGCCCGCCGAATTGCCCCCGCTAGCCATGCGCGACGACTTTCAGGCCCTGCTGGAGCAAGAAATGGCGAAGCTGGCCGCAGCTTCGCCCACCGGGCTGACCGCCCAGCGTGGTGGCCAGGCGCTAGCCGCTCCGGCTTCCGAGCAGGCGGCTAATAGTCAGAAAATCAGCTTTAACCAGCAGTGGCTCCGGGTGGCGGCTAGCGTGGCGCTGGTGGCGGTGGGCGCCATCCTGGGCCTGCTGCTGCGCGGTGGCCAGCCGGCCGCCCCGCTGGCCCAGGCCGACCAGCCACCGCAACAAACGCTGTCGACTAAGCTGGCGGCGGCGCGGCAGCAGCCGGCCACGGCCAGCCAGCGCTTGCAGCTGGTGAGCCAGGCCCCGGCCCTCGTGACGGAGCCCAACGACCCGGCCGTGCTTACCCTTATTCACACGCTTGATACCGACCCCAATCCCAACGTGCGGCTGGCCGCCTGCGAGGCGCTGGTGCGCCTGCGCAACGACCCGCGCGTGGGCCCGGCCCTGGTGGAGGCCTTGCCCCTGCAAACCGACCCCAACGTGCAGATTACCCTCATCGATGCCCTCGTAACGCTGCGCGAAAAGCGCGCCGTGCCCCAGCTCGAAGAGCTAGCCCAAAAGCGCGACGCCCTGCCCGCCGTGCGCCTGCAAGCCGAGAGCGGCCTGGGTCAATTGATTTAATAACAATAAGCTACCTGATTGCCAAGCGGCGTGGCACGCCGCCTCTGGAAAATCCCACCGCGCAGGTTTTGGCAGCGGGTGGGGGAGCGTGGTGCCACCGCGCTTTGCTGGCTGCCTGGTTTTTTCTTTCGCCCTCCTCTTATGAAAAAGTTTGTTCTACTTCCGCTGCTAGCCCTCGGGCTGGCCCTGCCGGCCGCCCTGCGCGCCCAGGAGTTTAAAATGAGATTTCCCAATGCTACTAACCGCAAAGTGGTGCTCGACCTGCGCGGCAGCGACGTGACGGTGGAAGGCTACAGCGGCGATGAACTGCAAATCCGGGGCACCG
The genomic region above belongs to Hymenobacter sp. BRD128 and contains:
- a CDS encoding RNA polymerase sigma factor; translation: MPATTVTALSDEALMAQVQAGDLDQLTGLFERYHGPLFGFLARLANGDRDLAQDLTQNVFVRVLRYRASYQPGQPFRAWVYQLARHVWADHYQRQRPSADLEEVEKTAAHGRAAQAQRAATDQHQALHEALALLPAAQREVLLLHRFQGFDYAEIGEQLGCTAGAARVKAHRALDALRRIYLS
- a CDS encoding HEAT repeat domain-containing protein, with product MSINSHLTDPACAELRLWLPELADGQPLPPEAAHLAAHLPACPACQAELAELRQLFNDLDALPAELPPLAMRDDFQALLEQEMAKLAAASPTGLTAQRGGQALAAPASEQAANSQKISFNQQWLRVAASVALVAVGAILGLLLRGGQPAAPLAQADQPPQQTLSTKLAAARQQPATASQRLQLVSQAPALVTEPNDPAVLTLIHTLDTDPNPNVRLAACEALVRLRNDPRVGPALVEALPLQTDPNVQITLIDALVTLREKRAVPQLEELAQKRDALPAVRLQAESGLGQLI